From Coffea arabica cultivar ET-39 chromosome 10e, Coffea Arabica ET-39 HiFi, whole genome shotgun sequence, one genomic window encodes:
- the LOC113713006 gene encoding O-fucosyltransferase 7-like isoform X2, which translates to MSQNLQREERWNQDFSPPHLPKSPRFRTLDSASGTSDLDKLWKPPPNRDYEPCVAPSPYYASPPEPRGYLLVHANGGLNQMRAGICDMVAVARIINATLVIPELDKRSFWQDSSNFSDVFDEAHFINSLTNDIRVIKKLPKELVAATRAVKHFRSWSGVEYYEEEIASMWEEYQVIRAAKSDSRLANNNLPLDIQKLRCRACYQALRFAPTIEAMGKLLVERMRAFGPYIALHLRYEKDMLAFSGCTHDLSQEEAEELTAIRENTTWWKVKEIDPIEQRAKGYCPLTPKEVGMFLSLLGFSSNTPIYIAAGEIYGGDSRMADLRSRFPLLMNKETLATFEELEPFTNHASQMAALDYIVSVESDIFIPSYSGNMARAVEGHRRFLGHRKTILPDSKALVRLFDKIELGTMKEGKNMASRVIEIHKRRQGSPRKRKGPISGTKGTDRFRSEEAFYVNPLPDCLCQKESRYTNSSRIRR; encoded by the exons ATGTCTCAGAACCTGCAAAGAGAGGAAAGATGGAATCAAGATTTTTCTCCGCCTCATTTGCCAAAATCTCCTCGCTTTCGCACG TTGGACAGTGCAAGTGGTACTTCGGATTTGGACAAGTTATGGAAGCCGCCACCAAATCGGGACTATGAACCCTGTGTTGCCCCAAGTCCATATTACGCAT ctcCTCCGGAACCTCGTGGTTACCTGCTGGTTCATGCAAATGGTGGACTGAATCAGATGAGAGCTGGG ATATGTGACATGGTTGCTGTTGCTCGTATTATAAATGCAACTCTTGTGATTCCAGAACTTGACAAACGCTCTTTTTGGCAGGACTCTAG CAATTTTTCTGATGTCTTTGATGAAGCTCATTTCATTAATTCCCTCACAAATGACATAAGAGTTATCAAAAAGCTTCCCAAAGAACTTGTTGCAGCTACTAGAGCGGTTAAGCACTTCAGAAGTTGGTCTGGTGTGGAGTACTATGAGGAAGAGATAGCTAGCATGTGGGAAGAATATCAG GTCATTAGAGCAGCAAAGTCTGATTCTCGTTTGGCAAATAATAACTTGCCGCTAGATATTCAAAAGTTGCGTTGTCGTGCTTGTTATCAAGCACTCCGTTTTGCTCCCACAATTGAGGCAATGGGAAAG TTGTTGGTGGAGCGAATGAGGGCCTTTGGTCCCTACATTGCTTTGCATTTAAGATATGAGAAGGATATGCTTGCCTTTAGTGGATGCACGCATGATTTATCCCAAGAAGAAGCTGAGGAACTAACGGCAATTAG AGAAAACACCACCTGGTGGAAAGTAAAAGAGATTGATCCTATAGAGCAGAGAGCTAAAGGTTACTGTCCATTGACTCCAAAGGAGGTTGGGATGTTCCTTAGTCTTCTTGGATTTTCTTCAAACACCCCTATATATATTGCTGCTGGAGAGATATATGGAGGTGATTCCCGGATGGCTGATCTAAGGTCACGCTTTCCCTTATTGATGAACAAG GAAACATTGGCCACTTTCGAGGAGCTTGAACCATTTACTAATCATGCTTCTCAAATGGCTGCATTGGACTACATTGTGTCAGTTGAGAGTGACATATTCATTCCTTCATACTCTGGAAACATGGCAAGGGCAGTGGAGGGACATCGACGTTTTCTTGGGCATAGAAAAACTATTTTACCGGATAG CAAAGCACTTGTTCGTCTTTTTGACAAAATTGAGCTGGGGACGatgaaagaagggaaaaacatGGCAAGTCGAGTCATTGAGATTCACAAAAGGCG GCAAGGATCTCCGAGGAAGAGAAAAGGCCCAATTTCTGGAACGAAGGGAACTGATAGATTTCGGTCAGAAGAGGCATTTTATGTGAACCCGTTGCCAGATTGTCTATGTCAGAAGGAATCTCGATATACAAACAGTTCAAGAATCAGAAGGTAG
- the LOC113713006 gene encoding O-fucosyltransferase 7-like isoform X1, with protein MQKRKWKTVVLVRKLLTLAIGAIALVALMSVHVHLGLSPSAVTKSLTTQHEIMSQNLQREERWNQDFSPPHLPKSPRFRTLDSASGTSDLDKLWKPPPNRDYEPCVAPSPYYASPPEPRGYLLVHANGGLNQMRAGICDMVAVARIINATLVIPELDKRSFWQDSSNFSDVFDEAHFINSLTNDIRVIKKLPKELVAATRAVKHFRSWSGVEYYEEEIASMWEEYQVIRAAKSDSRLANNNLPLDIQKLRCRACYQALRFAPTIEAMGKLLVERMRAFGPYIALHLRYEKDMLAFSGCTHDLSQEEAEELTAIRENTTWWKVKEIDPIEQRAKGYCPLTPKEVGMFLSLLGFSSNTPIYIAAGEIYGGDSRMADLRSRFPLLMNKETLATFEELEPFTNHASQMAALDYIVSVESDIFIPSYSGNMARAVEGHRRFLGHRKTILPDSKALVRLFDKIELGTMKEGKNMASRVIEIHKRRQGSPRKRKGPISGTKGTDRFRSEEAFYVNPLPDCLCQKESRYTNSSRIRR; from the exons ATGCAGAAGAGGAAGTGGAAAACGGTGGTGTTGGTCAGAAAGTTGCTGACTTTGGCCATAGGTGCGATAGCTTTGGTGGCTTTGATGTCAGTACATGTTCATCTGGGACTTTCTCCCTCTGCTGTCACCAAGTCGCTTACAACG CAACATGAAATTATGTCTCAGAACCTGCAAAGAGAGGAAAGATGGAATCAAGATTTTTCTCCGCCTCATTTGCCAAAATCTCCTCGCTTTCGCACG TTGGACAGTGCAAGTGGTACTTCGGATTTGGACAAGTTATGGAAGCCGCCACCAAATCGGGACTATGAACCCTGTGTTGCCCCAAGTCCATATTACGCAT ctcCTCCGGAACCTCGTGGTTACCTGCTGGTTCATGCAAATGGTGGACTGAATCAGATGAGAGCTGGG ATATGTGACATGGTTGCTGTTGCTCGTATTATAAATGCAACTCTTGTGATTCCAGAACTTGACAAACGCTCTTTTTGGCAGGACTCTAG CAATTTTTCTGATGTCTTTGATGAAGCTCATTTCATTAATTCCCTCACAAATGACATAAGAGTTATCAAAAAGCTTCCCAAAGAACTTGTTGCAGCTACTAGAGCGGTTAAGCACTTCAGAAGTTGGTCTGGTGTGGAGTACTATGAGGAAGAGATAGCTAGCATGTGGGAAGAATATCAG GTCATTAGAGCAGCAAAGTCTGATTCTCGTTTGGCAAATAATAACTTGCCGCTAGATATTCAAAAGTTGCGTTGTCGTGCTTGTTATCAAGCACTCCGTTTTGCTCCCACAATTGAGGCAATGGGAAAG TTGTTGGTGGAGCGAATGAGGGCCTTTGGTCCCTACATTGCTTTGCATTTAAGATATGAGAAGGATATGCTTGCCTTTAGTGGATGCACGCATGATTTATCCCAAGAAGAAGCTGAGGAACTAACGGCAATTAG AGAAAACACCACCTGGTGGAAAGTAAAAGAGATTGATCCTATAGAGCAGAGAGCTAAAGGTTACTGTCCATTGACTCCAAAGGAGGTTGGGATGTTCCTTAGTCTTCTTGGATTTTCTTCAAACACCCCTATATATATTGCTGCTGGAGAGATATATGGAGGTGATTCCCGGATGGCTGATCTAAGGTCACGCTTTCCCTTATTGATGAACAAG GAAACATTGGCCACTTTCGAGGAGCTTGAACCATTTACTAATCATGCTTCTCAAATGGCTGCATTGGACTACATTGTGTCAGTTGAGAGTGACATATTCATTCCTTCATACTCTGGAAACATGGCAAGGGCAGTGGAGGGACATCGACGTTTTCTTGGGCATAGAAAAACTATTTTACCGGATAG CAAAGCACTTGTTCGTCTTTTTGACAAAATTGAGCTGGGGACGatgaaagaagggaaaaacatGGCAAGTCGAGTCATTGAGATTCACAAAAGGCG GCAAGGATCTCCGAGGAAGAGAAAAGGCCCAATTTCTGGAACGAAGGGAACTGATAGATTTCGGTCAGAAGAGGCATTTTATGTGAACCCGTTGCCAGATTGTCTATGTCAGAAGGAATCTCGATATACAAACAGTTCAAGAATCAGAAGGTAG
- the LOC113712192 gene encoding serine--tRNA ligase, chloroplastic/mitochondrial-like isoform X3 has protein sequence MKGKLEPSERQKLIEEGKNLKEGLVTLEEDLLKLTDELQKEAQSIPNMTHPDVPVGGEDASTLRNMVGEPRKFSFPIKDHAQLGKDLDLFDFDAAAEISGSKFYYLKNEAVLLEMGLVNWAVSEVMKRGFTPLTTPEIVRSSVVEKCGFQPRGTNTQVYSIEGGDQCLIGTAEIPLGGIHMDSILLESSLPLKYVAFSHCFRTEAGAAGTATRGLYRVHQFSKVEMFVLCRPEESDSFHQELIEIEESLYSSLGLHFKTLDMASEDLGAPAYRKFDVEAWMPGLERYGEISSASNCTDYQSRRLGIRFRPESSSSSPRKGKGNSAPTQFVHTLNATACAVPRMIICLLENYQQEDGSVIIPEILRPFMGGLHVISYKYK, from the exons ATGAAAGGAAAATTAGAGCCTTCTGAGCGTCAGAAACTCATAGAAGAAG GAAAGAACTTAAAGGAAGGGCTTGTTACTTTGGAAGAAGATTTGTTAAAGCTTACTGATGAACTTCAGAAGGAAGCACAATCTATACCAAATATGACGCATCCAGATGTTCCAGTTGGAGGTGAAGATGCCTCTACTTTGAGGAATATG GTTGGTGAGCCTCGTAAGTTCAGTTTCCCAATAAAGGACCATGCACAACTTGGAAAAGACCTAGATCTGTTTGATTTTGATGCTGCTGCTGAG ATCAGTGGATCAAAATTCTATTACCTAAAGAATGAAGCTGTTCTGTTAGAAATGGGCCTTGTAAACTGGGCAGTCTCAGAAGTAATGAAAAGAGGCTTTACACCTCTCACAACACCAGAGATTGTCCGGTCCTCTGTTGTGGAAAAATGTGGTTTTCAACCACGTGGAACAAACACTCAG GTTTACTCAATTGAGGGAGGTGATCAATGCCTTATTGGCACCGCAGAGATTCCACTGGGAGGAATTCACATGGATTCAATACTTTTAGAGTCATCTTTACCTCTGAAGTATGTAGCTTTCTCCCATTGCTTTCGCACTGAAGCTGGTGCTGCGGGCACTGCAACTAG GGGTCTCTATCGGGTTCACCAATTCAGCAAGGTCGAGATGTTTGTACTATGCCGACCAGAAGAAAGTGATTCTTTCCATCAGGAACTGATTGAAATTGAAGAAAGCCTTTATTCATCACTAGGACTCCATTTTAA GACATTGGATATGGCATCAGAGGATTTAGGTGCCCCAGCTTACAGGAAATTTGATGTGGAGGCATGGATGCCTGGTTTGGAACGTTATGGCGAG ATTTCAAGTGCATCAAATTGTACAGATTATCAAAGTAGACGACTGGGAATTCGATTTCGACCAGAGTCATCATCGTCTAGTCCCAGAAAGGGCAAAGGCAATTCCGCTCCCACACAATTTGTGCATACGCTAAACGCCACAGCTTGTGCAGTTCCACGGATGATTATATGCTTGCTTGAAAATTATCAGCAAGAAGATGGCTCTGTTATTATACCTGAGATATTAAGGCCTTTCATGGGTGGGCTTCACGTAATCTCCTACAAATATAAATAG
- the LOC113712192 gene encoding serine--tRNA ligase, chloroplastic/mitochondrial-like isoform X2: MGLHCCLTKTNFQTLKLATIPCSSSFSSSVSLSPLPKIRTIATISFPTPRHFLFARAFSSTATQTTIPPAVSAPAKDSNKAVKPQWKAAIDFKWIRENKEAVATNIRIRNSNANLELVLELYDKLLNVQKEVERLRAERNVVASKMKGKLEPSERQKLIEEGKNLKEGLVTLEEDLLKLTDELQKEAQSIPNMTHPDVPVGGEDASTLRNMVGEPRKFSFPIKDHAQLGKDLDLFDFDAAAEISGSKFYYLKNEAVLLEMGLVNWAVSEVMKRGFTPLTTPEIVRSSVVEKCGFQPRGTNTQVYSIEGGDQCLIGTAEIPLGGIHMDSILLESSLPLKYVAFSHCFRTEAGAAGTATRGLYRVHQFSKVEMFVLCRPEESDSFHQELIEIEESLYSSLGLHFKTLDMASEDLGAPAYRKFDVEAWMPGLERYGEDLLS, translated from the exons ATGGGACTCCATTGTTGtttaactaaaaccaattttcaAACGTTAAAACTGGCTACAATCCCCTGCTCTTCCTCCTTCTCCTCGTCCGTCTCCCTCTCTCCACTCCCCAAAATCAGAACCATCGCCACCATCTCTTTTCCAACTCCCCGCCATTTCTTGTTCGCCAGAGCTTTCTCTTCTACCGCCACCCAAACCACCATCCCTCCTGCCGTCTCAGCCCCCGCCAAGGATAGCAACAAAG cGGTGAAGCCTCAATGGAAAGCAGCAATTGATTTCAAGTGGATAAGAGAGAATAAAGAGGCCGTGGCAACCAATATAAGGATTAGGAACTCCAATGCTAATCTGGAACTTGTTCTTGAGCTTTATGACAAGTTGTTGAATGTTCAAAAG GAAGTTGAAAGGCTTCGAGCAGAGAGAAATGTGGTTGCAAGCAAGATGAAAGGAAAATTAGAGCCTTCTGAGCGTCAGAAACTCATAGAAGAAG GAAAGAACTTAAAGGAAGGGCTTGTTACTTTGGAAGAAGATTTGTTAAAGCTTACTGATGAACTTCAGAAGGAAGCACAATCTATACCAAATATGACGCATCCAGATGTTCCAGTTGGAGGTGAAGATGCCTCTACTTTGAGGAATATG GTTGGTGAGCCTCGTAAGTTCAGTTTCCCAATAAAGGACCATGCACAACTTGGAAAAGACCTAGATCTGTTTGATTTTGATGCTGCTGCTGAG ATCAGTGGATCAAAATTCTATTACCTAAAGAATGAAGCTGTTCTGTTAGAAATGGGCCTTGTAAACTGGGCAGTCTCAGAAGTAATGAAAAGAGGCTTTACACCTCTCACAACACCAGAGATTGTCCGGTCCTCTGTTGTGGAAAAATGTGGTTTTCAACCACGTGGAACAAACACTCAG GTTTACTCAATTGAGGGAGGTGATCAATGCCTTATTGGCACCGCAGAGATTCCACTGGGAGGAATTCACATGGATTCAATACTTTTAGAGTCATCTTTACCTCTGAAGTATGTAGCTTTCTCCCATTGCTTTCGCACTGAAGCTGGTGCTGCGGGCACTGCAACTAG GGGTCTCTATCGGGTTCACCAATTCAGCAAGGTCGAGATGTTTGTACTATGCCGACCAGAAGAAAGTGATTCTTTCCATCAGGAACTGATTGAAATTGAAGAAAGCCTTTATTCATCACTAGGACTCCATTTTAA GACATTGGATATGGCATCAGAGGATTTAGGTGCCCCAGCTTACAGGAAATTTGATGTGGAGGCATGGATGCCTGGTTTGGAACGTTATGGCGAG GATCTTCTGAGCTAG
- the LOC113712193 gene encoding thylakoid lumenal 29 kDa protein, chloroplastic-like isoform X1 — protein MMMRAVYIVSHTSTPNWPRNDTISFAPSSSLLHTLHVHRQRHYYPSPPSRRNCEKDQLGMVSFVSTVPSFLAVVPAPSSTTSRHPPVNAGIVCCKIEVDNVQRHGFRRRDMLHGIGATIGMDVMARSCLFVEVANAADLIQRRQRSEFQSSVKATLATAIKGNPDLIPPILTLALNDSVTYDKSTKSGGPNGSIRFSSEISRPENKGLAAALNLLEEAKKEIDSYSKGGPMSYADLIQYAAQSAVKSTFLAAAIKKCGGNEEKGNLLYTAYGSNGQWGLFNREFGRSDAQEPDPEGRVPQWEKASVQEMKDKFTALGFGPRQLAVMSAFLGPDQAATEALLATDPDVSPWVQKYQRSRETVSQTDYEVDLITTLTKLSSLGQQINYEAYTYPVQKIELSKLKL, from the exons ATGATGATGAGGGCAGTGTACATAGTCAGTCACACGTCGACTCCCAATTGGCCCCGTAATGATACTATATCCTTTGCACCTTCCTCTTCGCTACTTCACACACTTCACGTACATAGACAGAGACACTACTATCCATCCCCTCCCTCTCGAAGAAACTGCGAGAAAGATCAACTGGGGATGGTCTCCTTCGTCTCAACCGTCCCTTCCTTCCTTGCAGTAGTACCTGCACCATCCAGCACTACCTCCAGACACCCCCCCGTTAATGCT GGCATAGTTTGCTGCAAGATTGAAGTGGATAATGTGCAACGACATGGCTTTCGTAGGCGAGATATGCTGCACGGCATTGGTGCTACTATTGGCATG GACGTAATGGCCAGATCCTGCTTATTTGTTGAAGTGGCCAATGCGGCTGACTTGATACAACGGAGACAGCGTTCAGAGTTTCAGT CAAGCGTCAAGGCTACCCTCGCTACAGCTATAAAG GGGAATCCAGATCTCATTCCACCCATACTGACTTTAGCACTTAATGACTCTGTGACTTATGATAAG AGTACAAAATCTGGCGGTCCAAATGGATCAATTCGTTTCAG CTCAGAGATCAGCAGACCAGAAAATAAGGGCCTTGCGGCTGCATTGAACCTGTTAGAGGAAGCCAAAAAGGAGATTGATTCATATTCCAAAGGGGGACCAATGTCATATGCAGATCTGATACAATATGCAG CACAAAGTGCAGTAAAATCTACCTTTCTAGCTGCCGCCATTAAAAAATGTGGTGGCAATGAAGAAAAAGGCAATTTGCTATACACTGCATACGGGTCAAATGGACAG TGGGGCCTGTTTAATCGGGAATTTGGGCGGTCAGATGCCCAAGAACCTGATCCAGAGGGCAGGGTACCTCAGTGGGAGAAAGCAAGTGTTCAGGAGATGAAAGATAAATTCACTGCTCTCGGCTTTGGTCCACGTCAG CTGGCTGTTATGTCTGCATTCCTGGGGCCTGATCAGGCTGCAACCGAAGCATTGCTAGCAACAGATCCAGATGTTTCTCCATGGGTTCAGAAATATCAACGCAGCCGAGAGACCGTGTCTCAAACCGACTACGAG GTTGACTTGATAACAACTCTCACAAAACTGAGTTCTTTGGGCCAACAGATCAACTATGAAGCATATACCTATCCTGTCCAGAAAATTGAGTTGAGCAAACTCAAACTGTAA
- the LOC113712193 gene encoding thylakoid lumenal 29 kDa protein, chloroplastic-like isoform X2 has translation MARSCLFVEVANAADLIQRRQRSEFQSSVKATLATAIKGNPDLIPPILTLALNDSVTYDKSTKSGGPNGSIRFSSEISRPENKGLAAALNLLEEAKKEIDSYSKGGPMSYADLIQYAAQSAVKSTFLAAAIKKCGGNEEKGNLLYTAYGSNGQWGLFNREFGRSDAQEPDPEGRVPQWEKASVQEMKDKFTALGFGPRQLAVMSAFLGPDQAATEALLATDPDVSPWVQKYQRSRETVSQTDYEVDLITTLTKLSSLGQQINYEAYTYPVQKIELSKLKL, from the exons ATGGCCAGATCCTGCTTATTTGTTGAAGTGGCCAATGCGGCTGACTTGATACAACGGAGACAGCGTTCAGAGTTTCAGT CAAGCGTCAAGGCTACCCTCGCTACAGCTATAAAG GGGAATCCAGATCTCATTCCACCCATACTGACTTTAGCACTTAATGACTCTGTGACTTATGATAAG AGTACAAAATCTGGCGGTCCAAATGGATCAATTCGTTTCAG CTCAGAGATCAGCAGACCAGAAAATAAGGGCCTTGCGGCTGCATTGAACCTGTTAGAGGAAGCCAAAAAGGAGATTGATTCATATTCCAAAGGGGGACCAATGTCATATGCAGATCTGATACAATATGCAG CACAAAGTGCAGTAAAATCTACCTTTCTAGCTGCCGCCATTAAAAAATGTGGTGGCAATGAAGAAAAAGGCAATTTGCTATACACTGCATACGGGTCAAATGGACAG TGGGGCCTGTTTAATCGGGAATTTGGGCGGTCAGATGCCCAAGAACCTGATCCAGAGGGCAGGGTACCTCAGTGGGAGAAAGCAAGTGTTCAGGAGATGAAAGATAAATTCACTGCTCTCGGCTTTGGTCCACGTCAG CTGGCTGTTATGTCTGCATTCCTGGGGCCTGATCAGGCTGCAACCGAAGCATTGCTAGCAACAGATCCAGATGTTTCTCCATGGGTTCAGAAATATCAACGCAGCCGAGAGACCGTGTCTCAAACCGACTACGAG GTTGACTTGATAACAACTCTCACAAAACTGAGTTCTTTGGGCCAACAGATCAACTATGAAGCATATACCTATCCTGTCCAGAAAATTGAGTTGAGCAAACTCAAACTGTAA
- the LOC113712192 gene encoding serine--tRNA ligase, chloroplastic/mitochondrial-like isoform X1, translating to MGLHCCLTKTNFQTLKLATIPCSSSFSSSVSLSPLPKIRTIATISFPTPRHFLFARAFSSTATQTTIPPAVSAPAKDSNKAVKPQWKAAIDFKWIRENKEAVATNIRIRNSNANLELVLELYDKLLNVQKEVERLRAERNVVASKMKGKLEPSERQKLIEEGKNLKEGLVTLEEDLLKLTDELQKEAQSIPNMTHPDVPVGGEDASTLRNMVGEPRKFSFPIKDHAQLGKDLDLFDFDAAAEISGSKFYYLKNEAVLLEMGLVNWAVSEVMKRGFTPLTTPEIVRSSVVEKCGFQPRGTNTQVYSIEGGDQCLIGTAEIPLGGIHMDSILLESSLPLKYVAFSHCFRTEAGAAGTATRGLYRVHQFSKVEMFVLCRPEESDSFHQELIEIEESLYSSLGLHFKTLDMASEDLGAPAYRKFDVEAWMPGLERYGEISSASNCTDYQSRRLGIRFRPESSSSSPRKGKGNSAPTQFVHTLNATACAVPRMIICLLENYQQEDGSVIIPEILRPFMGGLHVISYKYK from the exons ATGGGACTCCATTGTTGtttaactaaaaccaattttcaAACGTTAAAACTGGCTACAATCCCCTGCTCTTCCTCCTTCTCCTCGTCCGTCTCCCTCTCTCCACTCCCCAAAATCAGAACCATCGCCACCATCTCTTTTCCAACTCCCCGCCATTTCTTGTTCGCCAGAGCTTTCTCTTCTACCGCCACCCAAACCACCATCCCTCCTGCCGTCTCAGCCCCCGCCAAGGATAGCAACAAAG cGGTGAAGCCTCAATGGAAAGCAGCAATTGATTTCAAGTGGATAAGAGAGAATAAAGAGGCCGTGGCAACCAATATAAGGATTAGGAACTCCAATGCTAATCTGGAACTTGTTCTTGAGCTTTATGACAAGTTGTTGAATGTTCAAAAG GAAGTTGAAAGGCTTCGAGCAGAGAGAAATGTGGTTGCAAGCAAGATGAAAGGAAAATTAGAGCCTTCTGAGCGTCAGAAACTCATAGAAGAAG GAAAGAACTTAAAGGAAGGGCTTGTTACTTTGGAAGAAGATTTGTTAAAGCTTACTGATGAACTTCAGAAGGAAGCACAATCTATACCAAATATGACGCATCCAGATGTTCCAGTTGGAGGTGAAGATGCCTCTACTTTGAGGAATATG GTTGGTGAGCCTCGTAAGTTCAGTTTCCCAATAAAGGACCATGCACAACTTGGAAAAGACCTAGATCTGTTTGATTTTGATGCTGCTGCTGAG ATCAGTGGATCAAAATTCTATTACCTAAAGAATGAAGCTGTTCTGTTAGAAATGGGCCTTGTAAACTGGGCAGTCTCAGAAGTAATGAAAAGAGGCTTTACACCTCTCACAACACCAGAGATTGTCCGGTCCTCTGTTGTGGAAAAATGTGGTTTTCAACCACGTGGAACAAACACTCAG GTTTACTCAATTGAGGGAGGTGATCAATGCCTTATTGGCACCGCAGAGATTCCACTGGGAGGAATTCACATGGATTCAATACTTTTAGAGTCATCTTTACCTCTGAAGTATGTAGCTTTCTCCCATTGCTTTCGCACTGAAGCTGGTGCTGCGGGCACTGCAACTAG GGGTCTCTATCGGGTTCACCAATTCAGCAAGGTCGAGATGTTTGTACTATGCCGACCAGAAGAAAGTGATTCTTTCCATCAGGAACTGATTGAAATTGAAGAAAGCCTTTATTCATCACTAGGACTCCATTTTAA GACATTGGATATGGCATCAGAGGATTTAGGTGCCCCAGCTTACAGGAAATTTGATGTGGAGGCATGGATGCCTGGTTTGGAACGTTATGGCGAG ATTTCAAGTGCATCAAATTGTACAGATTATCAAAGTAGACGACTGGGAATTCGATTTCGACCAGAGTCATCATCGTCTAGTCCCAGAAAGGGCAAAGGCAATTCCGCTCCCACACAATTTGTGCATACGCTAAACGCCACAGCTTGTGCAGTTCCACGGATGATTATATGCTTGCTTGAAAATTATCAGCAAGAAGATGGCTCTGTTATTATACCTGAGATATTAAGGCCTTTCATGGGTGGGCTTCACGTAATCTCCTACAAATATAAATAG